A genomic segment from Clostridium pasteurianum BC1 encodes:
- a CDS encoding CooT family nickel-binding protein — MCESTAYLITPEGEYKLMDYVVNVFPEADGKLCLYDLLGEKKVIEGLLKEIRLLDHKIIIEQK, encoded by the coding sequence ATGTGTGAATCTACAGCCTATTTAATAACTCCTGAAGGAGAGTATAAGTTGATGGATTATGTAGTTAATGTATTTCCAGAAGCTGATGGTAAATTGTGTTTATACGATTTGTTAGGAGAAAAAAAGGTGATTGAAGGCCTGCTAAAAGAAATAAGGCTTTTAGATCATAAGATTATTATAGAACAGAAATAA